From Mustela nigripes isolate SB6536 chromosome 13, MUSNIG.SB6536, whole genome shotgun sequence, one genomic window encodes:
- the MRPS11 gene encoding small ribosomal subunit protein uS11m, with product MQVVRKTGSWLLRSWGWPPTPRVVAGAPASTIHTGAQQLQDAAAKQEVEEKAADPAPSRSRFSIYPPVPGQESPLRWAGKKFEEIPIAHIKASYNNTQIQVVSAAHQPLTRTSCGTEGFRNAKKATGIAAQTAGIAAAVKAAGKGVTHIRVVVKGLGPGRLSAIKGLTMGGLEVISITDNTPIPHNGCRPRKARRL from the exons ATGCAGGTGGTACGAAAGACGGGGTCTTGGCTCTTGCGGTCTTGGGGTTGGCCACCGACGCCCAG GGTCGTGGCCGGGGCGCCAGCCTCCACCATCCACACCGGCGCCCAGCAGCTGCAAGACGCGGCGGCCAAGCAGGAGGTTGAGGAGAAGGCGGCGGATCCGGCTCCGAGCCGCAGCAGGTTCAG CATTTACCCTCCAGTTCCAGGACAGGAGAGCCCTCTGAGGTGGGCAGGGAAGAAATTCGAGGAGATCCCAATCGCACACATCAAAGCATCCTACAACAA cacACAGATCCAGGTGGTCTCCGCCGCTCACCAGCCCCTCACTCGCACTTCTTGTGGCACAGAGGGATTCCGGAATGCCAAGAAGGCCACGGGCATCGCCGCACAAACAGCAGGCATAGCTGCCGCGGTG AAAGCTGCAGGAAAGGGTGTGACCCACATCCGAGTGGTGGTGAAGGGCCTGGGCCCAGGGCGCCTG TCTGCCATCAAGGGACTCACCATGGGGGGCCTGGAAGTGATCTCAATCACAGACAACACACCCATCCCGCACAACGGCTGCCGCCCCAGGAAGGCTCGGAGGCTGTGA